A region from the Anoplolepis gracilipes chromosome 2, ASM4749672v1, whole genome shotgun sequence genome encodes:
- the LOC140676567 gene encoding mitochondrial 2-oxoglutarate/malate carrier protein: MTSQKTVPNSVKFLIGGTSGMAATCFVQPLDLIKNRMQLSGTKTSTISVTSAILRNEGILALYSGLSAGLMRQATYTTTRLGIYTWLMEVSSKETQPSFIVKAILGMVAGCVGAFVGTPAEVALIRMTADGRLPIAERRNYKNVFNALFRIIREEGLFTLWRGAIPTMGRAMVVNAAQLASYSQAKQALLDTGYFEENIVLHFASSMISGLVTTAASMPVDIAKTRIQNMKTINGKPEFTGAIDVLTKVVRNEGLFALWKGFFPYYARLGPHTVLTFIFLEQMTASYKQYLT; the protein is encoded by the exons ATGACTAGCCAGAAGACGGTGCCAAACAGTGTCAAGTTCCTCATTGGTGGCACTTCTGG caTGGCAGCAACATGCTTTGTGCAGCCAttggatttaataaaaaatcgcaTGCAATTAAGTGGTACAAAAACTTCAACAATAAGTGTTACATCAGCAATCTTACGAAATGAAGGTATTTTGGCATTATATTCGGGTTTATCTGCTGGTTTAATGCGGCAGGCTACATATACTACCACTAGACTTGGTATATATACTTGGCTTATGGAAGTTTCTTC gAAAGAAACTCAGCCAAGTTTTATTGTAAAAGCAATACTTGGTATGGTAGCTGGTTGTGTCGGAGCATTTGTAGGTACACCTGCTGAAGTAGCTTTAATTAGAATGACTGCGGATGGAAGACTGCCTATtg cTGAAAGACGCAATTACAAAAATGTGTTCAATGCATTATTCCGTATAATTAGAGAAGAGGGTCTTTTTACGTTATGGCGTGGTGCCATTCCTACTATGGGTCGTGCCATGGTTGTAAATGCAGCCCAATTGGCCTCATACTCCCAGGCAAAACAAGCATTATTAGATACAG gaTATTTTGAGGAAAATATTGTCCTGCATTTTGCAAGCTCAATGATTTCTGGTTTAGTCACCACTGCTGCTTCCATGCCTGTGGATATAGCCAAAACAAg aattcaaAACATGAAAACAATAAATGGCAAGCCAGAGTTTACAGGAGCGATCGATGTTCTAACCAAAGTTGTAAGAAATGAAGGATTGTTTGCATTATGGAAAGGATTCTTCCCATATTACGCACGTTTGGGACCTCACACAGTCTTGACATTCATTTTCCTGGAACAAATGACTGCTTCTTATAAACAATATCTAACATAG
- the LOC140676571 gene encoding COP9 signalosome complex subunit 9 isoform X2, whose translation MSMSNARIYTLAKVSVGVLSSWQIVILYQVKYTSGKLIHFNMKPTLVADEMFPEGAGPYVELDEVGGSRLLVDLTASEKAVHADFFNDFGDLFDDDDLE comes from the exons ATGTCAATGTCAAATGCGCGAATATATACGTTGGCTAAAGTTTCAGTTGGCGTTCTCTCATCCTGGCAGATAGTTATCCTATATCAGGTTAAGTATACATCAGGTAAATTGATACATTTCAATATGAAGCCGACGCTCGTAGCTGATGAAATGTTCCCCGAAGGAGCTGGACCTTACGTTGAATTGGACGAg GTTGGTGGTAGTAGGTTATTAGTGGACCTTACAGCGAGTGAGAAAGCTGTTCATGCAGATTTTTTCAatg ATTTTGGCGATTTGTTCGATGATGATGATTTGGAGTGA
- the Rev1 gene encoding DNA repair protein Rev1 isoform X2, with protein sequence MSRKKRDHAWSENGFEEWGGYMAAKKAKLEEQFRETANKEFKETSKLFEGIAIFVNGYTDPSSDELRRLMMIHGGLYHHYMHPKITTHIIASNLPYSKIVMYRKSQNPIPICKPQWIIDSIAAGKVLNFQNYLLYSNDTNVQSLLAYTLNTIVVDNETDINNKNVSKHNTINDTSKCDTISTHQPSNTRTNAQSTRDAEFLSAFYSNSRLHYIATMGTTFKDYVNELRDKSDGVFPGLERLIKSKRARGASTSADCDSDPEDETICFIDKVERKREPVIMHIDMDCFFVSVGIRNRPELRDQPVAVTHAKGNTFSTNYDGKEEFGSLSEVASCSYAARKTGVKNGMFLGEALKLCPNLKTIQYDFEDYKKVSYILYDTVASYTLDIEAVSCDEMYADCTRILEASGLLPLEFATIIRKEIKQKTDCPVSTGFGNNKLQARLATRKAKPDNQFYLNNENAKTYIQTLDTRDLPGVGRTTTHKLHKMNVRTCEDLQKISLSVLQKEFGKKMGEQLNKMCRGLDDTRLNLEHVRKSVSAEVNYGIRFRNNNDAVDFLSKLSTEVCGRLTAVHAKGRCITLKLMIRAEEAPIETAKFMGHGLCNYITKSKNLIAAVDDVNIIRKEVISLWNQLHLTPEDMRGIGIQISRLEICKLKQNKGKLFNFFNKPAKLQTCDQMLTNDDKNQCNSNFNESSKLDSVSKASLTAESLLGTKNTLATKINNLPLTESSHERKAECLTIPSNVEIASVTIETKDKKLPNCKAHENITKAKDLSGKSSKKMVQRQTSQENFFRHTKPSSGKSSKYEIPRIQDIDMSVLVELPEDIRNEIFDEYKKNKKQQSQITADPISKVSDDEKSPNIQDCSQVDPDVLSALMENDLHPDVQSDVQIYCNMKREANRVNLEVNENRSNEQLQGASSSSKINGSDENAKPIVNNTRINEAACVSQEDKILHARGQLCEKDNINKADTSCRGNCIEISHNDATMDKADTFILQNLSILHNNENIDKHQEMLINLVNHLFALPLQQVKMQIQTWVTKSKVVNEVDFLSLATFLSMLPQKKRIEDLHILLKTMHRCITKIENCTWHKTYRRTVKHVQRYMQIEYNNNLMVPSIRCNDSRCNNDDCEYEILEI encoded by the exons ATGTCAAGAAAGAAAAGGGATCATGCTTGGAGTGAAAATGGTTTTGAAGAGTGG GGTGGTTATATGGCTGCAAAGAAAGCCAAACTTGAAGAGCAGTTTCGTGAGACAGccaataaagaatttaaagagACTTCGAAACTATTTGAAGGAAttgcaatatttgtaaatgGTTATACAGATCCATCATCTGATGAGCTGAGACGTCTAATGATGATACATGGAGGCCTGTATCATCATTATATGCATCCTAAAATCACGACTCATATTATAGCATCCAATTTACCATATTCTAAGATAGTAATGTACAGAAAGAGTCAAAATCCAATTCCTATATGCAAACCACAGTGGATCATCGACAGCATTGCAGCTGGGAAAGTcttgaattttcaaaattacttGCTTTACTCCAATGACACTAATGTACAGTCTCTGTTGGCGTATACATTAAACA CAATCGTGGTTGACAATGAAActgatataaataacaaaaatgtatCCAAACACAATACAATTAATGATACATCGAAATGTGATACAATCAGCACTCATCAGCCTTCGAATACAAGAACAAATGCACAAAGCACAAGAGATGCTGAATTTCTGTCAGCATTTTATAGTAACTCGAGATTACATTACATCGCTACCATGGGAACGACTTTTAAAGATTATGTCAACGAGCTGAGGGATAAAAGCGACGGAGTATTTCCCGGACTTGagcgtttaataaaatcaaaaagagCAAGAGGCGCTTCAACGTCAGCCGATTGTGACTCAGATCCTGAAGATGAAACAATATGTTTTATAGATAAAGTAGAACGCAAGCGAGAACCTGTTATAATGCACATCGATATGGATTGCTTCTTCGTGTCTGTTGGAATTAGGAATAGACCGGAATTGCGAGATCAACCGGTGGCGGTAACACACGCAAAAGGCAACACATTTTCGACGAATTACGACGGCAAGGAAGAATTTGGATCATTATCGGAAGTTGCTTCCTGTTCCTACGCGGCAAGGAAGACTGGTGTAAAAAACGGCATGTTTCTGGGAGAAGCGCTGAAACTGTGTCCAAATCTGAAAACGATTCAATACGATTTCGAGGATTACAAAAAAGTTTCTTACATACTATATGATACAGTAGCATCTTATACATTAGATATCGAGGCAGTAAGTTGCGACGAAATGTACGCGGATTGCACAAGAATTCTTGAAGCGTCCGGACTGTTACCATTGGAATTTGCCACTATAATCAGGAAAGAGATAAAGCAAAAAACAGATTGTCCAGTGTCTACAGGATTTGGTAATAACAAGCTGCAGGCGAGATTGGCAACGCGAAAAGCTAAACCTGATAATCAATTCTATTTGAATAATGAGAACGCGAAGACATATATACAGACTTTAGATACAAGAGATTTACCAG GAGTTGGCAGAACAACAACACATAAGCTACATAAAATGAATGTGCGTACATGCGAGGATTTGCAGAAGATTTCATTGAGTGTTTTACAGAAAGAATTCGGTAAAAAGATGGGAGAACAGTTGAATAAAATGTGTCGTGGACTGGACGACACAAGACTGAATCTGGAACATGTGAGGAAATCGGTATCAGCTGAGGTGAATTACGGTATAAGATTCCGGAACAACAACGATGCCGTCGattttttaagcaaattatCCACAGAGGTGTGTGGTCGATTAACAGCAGTTCATGCAAAGGGCAGATGCATCACGCTAAAACTCATGATTAGAGCCGAGGAAGCACCGATAGAAACCGCGAAATTCATGGGCCACGGTCTCtgcaattatataacaaaatcgAAAAATCTTATAGCGGCTGTCGATGATGTCAATATTATcagaaa GGAAGTTATAAGCCTTTGGAATCAGTTGCATTTAACTCCCGAAGATATGAGAGGAATTGGAATACAAATATCCAGATTAGAAATATGCAAACTTAAGCAGAATAAaggaaaattgtttaatttttttaataaacctgCAAAATTGCAAACATGTGATCAAATGTTGACTAATGACGATAAGAATCAATGCAACTCGAATTTCAACGAGAGTTCTAAATTGGACAGCGTCTCTAAAGCGTCTTTAACTGCAGAATCATTACTAGGAACAAAAAATACCCTtgctacaaaaattaataatttgccaCTGACAGAATCTTCTCATGAACGTAAGGCTGAATGTTTAACAATTCCATCTAACGTTGAAATCGCATCTGTGACAATTgaaacaaaagataaaaaattacctAATTGTAAAGCGcatgaaaatattactaaagCGAAAGATTTATCTGGGAAATCAAGTAAGAAAATGGTACAAAGACAGACATCTCAAGAGAATTTCTTCAGACATACAAAACCGAGTAGCGGGAAATCGTCGAAATACGAGATACCGCGAATACAAGACATTGATATGTCCGTGTTAGTTGAATTACCGGAAGATATAAGAAACGAGATATTTGatgaatacaaaaaaaataagaaacaacAGTCTCAGATCACCGCTGATCCGATAAGTAAAGTTTCGGATGACGAAAAAAGTCCAAATATACAGGATTGTTCGCAAGTTGATCCGGACGTTTTATCGGCTTTAATGGAAAACGACTTGCACCCCGATGTGCAAAGCGATGTACAGATCTATTGTAATATGAAGAGAGAAGCGAATAGAGTAAATTTAGAAGTAAATGAAAACAGAAGTAACGAACAATTGCAAGGAGCAAGTTCATCCTCGAAGATCAATGGTAGCGACGAGAATGCGAAAcctattgtaaataatactcGTATAAACGAAGCTGCATGCGTATCGcaagaagataaaatattacatgcgAGGGGCCAATTATGCGAAAAGGACAATATCAATAAAGCAGACACATCGTGTCGCGGTAATTGTATTGAGATTTCACACAATGATGCTACGATGGATAAAGCCGATACctttattttacagaatttaaGTATTTTACATAACAATGAGAACATAGATAAACATCAGGAAATGTTGATTAATCTCGTAAATCATCTCTTCGCTCTTCCATTACAACAG GTAAAAATGCAGATACAAACGTGGGTCACTAAGTCTAAAGTCGTGAATGAGGTGGACTTTCTGTCACTTGCGACGTTCCTCAGCATGCTTCCACAGAAGAAACGTATCGAGGATTTACATATCTTGTTGAAAACTATGCACAg atgtataacaaaaattgagaACTGCACTTGGCATAAGACATACAGGAGAACCGTGAAACATGTTCAACGTTATATGCAGATAGAATACAACAACAATCTAATGGTACCGTCGATCAGATGCAATGATTCGAGATGTAATAACGATGATTGTGAATATGAAATCttggaaatttaa
- the Rev1 gene encoding DNA repair protein Rev1 isoform X1 — protein MSRKKRDHAWSENGFEEWGGYMAAKKAKLEEQFRETANKEFKETSKLFEGIAIFVNGYTDPSSDELRRLMMIHGGLYHHYMHPKITTHIIASNLPYSKIVMYRKSQNPIPICKPQWIIDSIAAGKVLNFQNYLLYSNDTNVQSLLAYTLNSKKIKANTSSAMHDEQDIEQFKVSAIVVDNETDINNKNVSKHNTINDTSKCDTISTHQPSNTRTNAQSTRDAEFLSAFYSNSRLHYIATMGTTFKDYVNELRDKSDGVFPGLERLIKSKRARGASTSADCDSDPEDETICFIDKVERKREPVIMHIDMDCFFVSVGIRNRPELRDQPVAVTHAKGNTFSTNYDGKEEFGSLSEVASCSYAARKTGVKNGMFLGEALKLCPNLKTIQYDFEDYKKVSYILYDTVASYTLDIEAVSCDEMYADCTRILEASGLLPLEFATIIRKEIKQKTDCPVSTGFGNNKLQARLATRKAKPDNQFYLNNENAKTYIQTLDTRDLPGVGRTTTHKLHKMNVRTCEDLQKISLSVLQKEFGKKMGEQLNKMCRGLDDTRLNLEHVRKSVSAEVNYGIRFRNNNDAVDFLSKLSTEVCGRLTAVHAKGRCITLKLMIRAEEAPIETAKFMGHGLCNYITKSKNLIAAVDDVNIIRKEVISLWNQLHLTPEDMRGIGIQISRLEICKLKQNKGKLFNFFNKPAKLQTCDQMLTNDDKNQCNSNFNESSKLDSVSKASLTAESLLGTKNTLATKINNLPLTESSHERKAECLTIPSNVEIASVTIETKDKKLPNCKAHENITKAKDLSGKSSKKMVQRQTSQENFFRHTKPSSGKSSKYEIPRIQDIDMSVLVELPEDIRNEIFDEYKKNKKQQSQITADPISKVSDDEKSPNIQDCSQVDPDVLSALMENDLHPDVQSDVQIYCNMKREANRVNLEVNENRSNEQLQGASSSSKINGSDENAKPIVNNTRINEAACVSQEDKILHARGQLCEKDNINKADTSCRGNCIEISHNDATMDKADTFILQNLSILHNNENIDKHQEMLINLVNHLFALPLQQVKMQIQTWVTKSKVVNEVDFLSLATFLSMLPQKKRIEDLHILLKTMHRCITKIENCTWHKTYRRTVKHVQRYMQIEYNNNLMVPSIRCNDSRCNNDDCEYEILEI, from the exons ATGTCAAGAAAGAAAAGGGATCATGCTTGGAGTGAAAATGGTTTTGAAGAGTGG GGTGGTTATATGGCTGCAAAGAAAGCCAAACTTGAAGAGCAGTTTCGTGAGACAGccaataaagaatttaaagagACTTCGAAACTATTTGAAGGAAttgcaatatttgtaaatgGTTATACAGATCCATCATCTGATGAGCTGAGACGTCTAATGATGATACATGGAGGCCTGTATCATCATTATATGCATCCTAAAATCACGACTCATATTATAGCATCCAATTTACCATATTCTAAGATAGTAATGTACAGAAAGAGTCAAAATCCAATTCCTATATGCAAACCACAGTGGATCATCGACAGCATTGCAGCTGGGAAAGTcttgaattttcaaaattacttGCTTTACTCCAATGACACTAATGTACAGTCTCTGTTGGCGTATACATTAAACAGTAAGAAGATTAAAGCGAATACTAGCTCAGCTATGCATGATGAACAAGATATTGAACAGTTTAAAGTTTCAGCAATCGTGGTTGACAATGAAActgatataaataacaaaaatgtatCCAAACACAATACAATTAATGATACATCGAAATGTGATACAATCAGCACTCATCAGCCTTCGAATACAAGAACAAATGCACAAAGCACAAGAGATGCTGAATTTCTGTCAGCATTTTATAGTAACTCGAGATTACATTACATCGCTACCATGGGAACGACTTTTAAAGATTATGTCAACGAGCTGAGGGATAAAAGCGACGGAGTATTTCCCGGACTTGagcgtttaataaaatcaaaaagagCAAGAGGCGCTTCAACGTCAGCCGATTGTGACTCAGATCCTGAAGATGAAACAATATGTTTTATAGATAAAGTAGAACGCAAGCGAGAACCTGTTATAATGCACATCGATATGGATTGCTTCTTCGTGTCTGTTGGAATTAGGAATAGACCGGAATTGCGAGATCAACCGGTGGCGGTAACACACGCAAAAGGCAACACATTTTCGACGAATTACGACGGCAAGGAAGAATTTGGATCATTATCGGAAGTTGCTTCCTGTTCCTACGCGGCAAGGAAGACTGGTGTAAAAAACGGCATGTTTCTGGGAGAAGCGCTGAAACTGTGTCCAAATCTGAAAACGATTCAATACGATTTCGAGGATTACAAAAAAGTTTCTTACATACTATATGATACAGTAGCATCTTATACATTAGATATCGAGGCAGTAAGTTGCGACGAAATGTACGCGGATTGCACAAGAATTCTTGAAGCGTCCGGACTGTTACCATTGGAATTTGCCACTATAATCAGGAAAGAGATAAAGCAAAAAACAGATTGTCCAGTGTCTACAGGATTTGGTAATAACAAGCTGCAGGCGAGATTGGCAACGCGAAAAGCTAAACCTGATAATCAATTCTATTTGAATAATGAGAACGCGAAGACATATATACAGACTTTAGATACAAGAGATTTACCAG GAGTTGGCAGAACAACAACACATAAGCTACATAAAATGAATGTGCGTACATGCGAGGATTTGCAGAAGATTTCATTGAGTGTTTTACAGAAAGAATTCGGTAAAAAGATGGGAGAACAGTTGAATAAAATGTGTCGTGGACTGGACGACACAAGACTGAATCTGGAACATGTGAGGAAATCGGTATCAGCTGAGGTGAATTACGGTATAAGATTCCGGAACAACAACGATGCCGTCGattttttaagcaaattatCCACAGAGGTGTGTGGTCGATTAACAGCAGTTCATGCAAAGGGCAGATGCATCACGCTAAAACTCATGATTAGAGCCGAGGAAGCACCGATAGAAACCGCGAAATTCATGGGCCACGGTCTCtgcaattatataacaaaatcgAAAAATCTTATAGCGGCTGTCGATGATGTCAATATTATcagaaa GGAAGTTATAAGCCTTTGGAATCAGTTGCATTTAACTCCCGAAGATATGAGAGGAATTGGAATACAAATATCCAGATTAGAAATATGCAAACTTAAGCAGAATAAaggaaaattgtttaatttttttaataaacctgCAAAATTGCAAACATGTGATCAAATGTTGACTAATGACGATAAGAATCAATGCAACTCGAATTTCAACGAGAGTTCTAAATTGGACAGCGTCTCTAAAGCGTCTTTAACTGCAGAATCATTACTAGGAACAAAAAATACCCTtgctacaaaaattaataatttgccaCTGACAGAATCTTCTCATGAACGTAAGGCTGAATGTTTAACAATTCCATCTAACGTTGAAATCGCATCTGTGACAATTgaaacaaaagataaaaaattacctAATTGTAAAGCGcatgaaaatattactaaagCGAAAGATTTATCTGGGAAATCAAGTAAGAAAATGGTACAAAGACAGACATCTCAAGAGAATTTCTTCAGACATACAAAACCGAGTAGCGGGAAATCGTCGAAATACGAGATACCGCGAATACAAGACATTGATATGTCCGTGTTAGTTGAATTACCGGAAGATATAAGAAACGAGATATTTGatgaatacaaaaaaaataagaaacaacAGTCTCAGATCACCGCTGATCCGATAAGTAAAGTTTCGGATGACGAAAAAAGTCCAAATATACAGGATTGTTCGCAAGTTGATCCGGACGTTTTATCGGCTTTAATGGAAAACGACTTGCACCCCGATGTGCAAAGCGATGTACAGATCTATTGTAATATGAAGAGAGAAGCGAATAGAGTAAATTTAGAAGTAAATGAAAACAGAAGTAACGAACAATTGCAAGGAGCAAGTTCATCCTCGAAGATCAATGGTAGCGACGAGAATGCGAAAcctattgtaaataatactcGTATAAACGAAGCTGCATGCGTATCGcaagaagataaaatattacatgcgAGGGGCCAATTATGCGAAAAGGACAATATCAATAAAGCAGACACATCGTGTCGCGGTAATTGTATTGAGATTTCACACAATGATGCTACGATGGATAAAGCCGATACctttattttacagaatttaaGTATTTTACATAACAATGAGAACATAGATAAACATCAGGAAATGTTGATTAATCTCGTAAATCATCTCTTCGCTCTTCCATTACAACAG GTAAAAATGCAGATACAAACGTGGGTCACTAAGTCTAAAGTCGTGAATGAGGTGGACTTTCTGTCACTTGCGACGTTCCTCAGCATGCTTCCACAGAAGAAACGTATCGAGGATTTACATATCTTGTTGAAAACTATGCACAg atgtataacaaaaattgagaACTGCACTTGGCATAAGACATACAGGAGAACCGTGAAACATGTTCAACGTTATATGCAGATAGAATACAACAACAATCTAATGGTACCGTCGATCAGATGCAATGATTCGAGATGTAATAACGATGATTGTGAATATGAAATCttggaaatttaa
- the LOC140676571 gene encoding uncharacterized protein isoform X1, which produces MSMSNARIYTLAKVSVGVLSSWQIVILYQVKYTSGKLIHFNMKPTLVADEMFPEGAGPYVELDEVGGSRLLVDLTASEKAVHADFFNDCNNNILMDNKNLKNTYLKSLSNNKVDVLLHKSENNQVLFELSVMRNLVHANYFNDFGDLFDDDDLE; this is translated from the exons ATGTCAATGTCAAATGCGCGAATATATACGTTGGCTAAAGTTTCAGTTGGCGTTCTCTCATCCTGGCAGATAGTTATCCTATATCAGGTTAAGTATACATCAGGTAAATTGATACATTTCAATATGAAGCCGACGCTCGTAGCTGATGAAATGTTCCCCGAAGGAGCTGGACCTTACGTTGAATTGGACGAg GTTGGTGGTAGTAGGTTATTAGTGGACCTTACAGCGAGTGAGAAAGCTGTTCATGCAGATTTTTTCAatg actgtaataataatatcctgATGGACAATAAAAATCTCAAGAACAcctatttaaaatctttatcaaataataaagtagATGTATTGTTACATAAGTCTGAAAACAATCAAGTTTTGTTTGAATTGTCAGTTATGAGGAATCTAGTccatgcaaattattttaatg ATTTTGGCGATTTGTTCGATGATGATGATTTGGAGTGA